One part of the Candidatus Eisenbacteria bacterium genome encodes these proteins:
- a CDS encoding aminoacyl-tRNA hydrolase: MKWILGLGNPGAEYEHSRHNLGFRVVERLRRLLKASPAGGGAVVRRWESRAEGVALLMPLTFMNLSGRALAQVRRSAVMEAADVLVVADDLHLPLGRTRIRGSGGAGGHNGIQSVIDELGTNEFARLRLGTGRPDDAGEFREFVLDAFEKDEEPAVAEMVERGAQASLAWAREGLRVAMNRFNN, encoded by the coding sequence GTGAAGTGGATCCTCGGCCTGGGCAATCCCGGCGCGGAATACGAGCATTCGCGGCACAACCTGGGCTTCCGGGTGGTGGAGCGGCTGCGCCGGCTGCTGAAGGCCTCCCCCGCGGGGGGCGGGGCGGTGGTGCGCCGCTGGGAATCCCGCGCCGAGGGCGTGGCGCTGCTGATGCCGCTCACGTTCATGAACCTGAGCGGCCGGGCGCTGGCGCAAGTGCGGCGCTCCGCCGTGATGGAAGCCGCGGACGTGCTGGTGGTGGCCGACGACCTGCACCTGCCCCTGGGCCGCACGCGGATCCGGGGCTCCGGTGGGGCCGGGGGACACAACGGGATCCAGTCGGTGATCGACGAACTGGGCACGAACGAGTTCGCGAGGCTGCGCCTGGGAACCGGGCGCCCCGACGACGCGGGGGAGTTCCGCGAGTTCGTGCTGGACGCATTCGAGAAGGACGAAGAGCCGGCGGTGGCGGAGATGGTCGAGCGTGGCGCGCAAGCGTCCCTCGCCTGGGCCCGCGAGGGCCTGCGCGTCGCCATGAACCGGTTCAACAACTGA
- a CDS encoding 50S ribosomal protein L25 — protein sequence MATLNLSAEVRTGRGKGPARQARLAGNVPGVIYGAGEEATALTIPRRELEKALQNRGGGNVIVALKVAGATPPEQMSLIREVQRDPLSGHILHIDFHHISMTEQIDVKIPVHFFGVPNGVKNFGGILEHLSREIEVRCLPGDIPERIQVDVSGLNVHDSIHVRDITVPKAEVLTDGDAVLVTVVPPTVQEEVKPAEGEAPAEPELITKEKGAEGETEEKGKDKDKDKDKK from the coding sequence ATGGCAACCCTGAATCTATCGGCCGAGGTCCGCACGGGCCGCGGCAAGGGCCCGGCCCGCCAGGCGCGCCTGGCCGGCAACGTGCCCGGCGTGATCTACGGCGCCGGCGAGGAAGCGACGGCGCTCACCATCCCGCGCCGCGAGCTGGAGAAGGCGCTCCAGAACCGCGGCGGCGGCAACGTCATCGTGGCGCTCAAGGTGGCCGGCGCGACGCCGCCGGAGCAGATGAGCCTGATCCGCGAGGTGCAGCGCGACCCGCTGTCGGGCCACATCCTGCACATTGACTTCCACCACATCAGCATGACCGAACAGATTGACGTGAAGATCCCGGTGCACTTCTTCGGCGTGCCGAACGGCGTGAAGAACTTCGGCGGCATCCTGGAGCACCTCTCGCGCGAGATCGAGGTCCGCTGCCTGCCGGGCGACATCCCCGAACGCATCCAGGTGGACGTGTCCGGGCTGAACGTCCACGACTCGATCCACGTGCGCGACATCACGGTGCCCAAGGCCGAGGTGCTCACGGACGGCGACGCCGTGCTGGTCACGGTGGTGCCGCCGACGGTCCAGGAAGAGGTCAAGCCGGCCGAGGGCGAGGCCCCGGCGGAGCCCGAGCTCATCACCAAGGAGAAGGGCGCGGAGGGCGAGACCGAGGAGAAGGGCAAGGACAAGGACAAGGATAAGGACAAGAAGTAG